A genomic segment from Limosilactobacillus sp. encodes:
- the comGC gene encoding competence type IV pilus major pilin ComGC translates to MKKLIKKRRGFTLLEMSIVLFIISLLVLIVLPNLAQQRKNANRIHRHAMVAVVQTQVDAYENETGTDRVTLEGLRRHDYLTSAQVQKAKKEHISIVNGKAVAP, encoded by the coding sequence ATGAAAAAACTAATTAAGAAACGCAGGGGCTTCACCCTGCTGGAAATGTCCATTGTCCTCTTTATTATCAGTCTCTTGGTGCTGATCGTCCTGCCCAACCTGGCGCAGCAGCGCAAGAACGCCAACCGGATCCACCGGCACGCAATGGTGGCGGTGGTTCAAACCCAGGTCGATGCCTATGAAAACGAGACGGGCACCGACCGGGTCACCCTCGAGGGACTCAGGCGCCATGACTACCTGACCAGCGCCCAGGTTCAAAAGGCCAAGAAGGAGCACATTTCAATCGTCAACGGAAAGGCGGTTGCACCATGA
- a CDS encoding type II secretion system protein, with product MSRRPAFTVIEMVVVLIMVTLLFTLMMPQLSPTRAQLAEQEFWHSMRQNWQRAQATAQIQHRETNIIYKRDNQQILFFTSGRTTIVDIPASMRVVKFGDVRMHSDGYVRPRTFVIDSPSRHRRYLMKIQLAWGGYHLEEEKH from the coding sequence ATGAGCCGGCGCCCGGCCTTCACGGTGATCGAGATGGTGGTCGTCCTCATCATGGTGACCCTGCTCTTTACCCTGATGATGCCGCAACTGAGTCCGACCAGGGCCCAGCTAGCCGAGCAGGAGTTTTGGCATTCAATGCGCCAAAACTGGCAGCGCGCCCAGGCGACGGCCCAGATCCAACACCGGGAGACAAACATTATCTACAAGCGGGATAATCAGCAGATCCTTTTTTTCACTTCCGGACGTACTACGATCGTCGATATTCCCGCCTCCATGCGGGTGGTCAAATTCGGCGATGTCAGGATGCATAGTGACGGCTACGTGCGGCCACGGACCTTTGTTATTGATTCGCCCAGTCGCCACCGTCGCTACCTGATGAAGATTCAGCTGGCCTGGGGAGGATATCATCTTGAAGAAGAGAAGCATTAG
- a CDS encoding type IV pilus minor pilin ComGF family protein, whose amino-acid sequence MKKQAGFTIAESLAALLVTALVMVLINFALTAVRQVNRPGLDKTTDWYIFLREMESPDHHFVLEKMVGHHMLVVRDAQSGLKYQLQGQDAFYLTAVGRGGYLRVLDDIKGATYSFTRLPGSRVLVEVERTNGEQDAGIIQFYKE is encoded by the coding sequence ATGAAAAAGCAAGCAGGATTTACGATTGCGGAGAGCCTGGCGGCACTTTTGGTCACCGCCCTGGTGATGGTGCTGATCAATTTTGCCCTGACCGCGGTTCGGCAGGTCAACCGGCCAGGATTGGACAAGACAACGGACTGGTATATTTTCTTGCGGGAAATGGAGAGCCCGGACCACCACTTCGTCCTCGAGAAGATGGTCGGTCACCACATGCTGGTCGTCAGGGATGCCCAAAGCGGCCTGAAGTACCAGCTGCAGGGTCAAGACGCCTTCTACCTGACGGCGGTGGGGCGGGGTGGCTACCTGCGGGTGTTAGACGACATCAAGGGGGCAACCTATTCCTTTACCCGGCTGCCGGGATCACGGGTGCTGGTGGAGGTGGAACGAACGAATGGTGAACAAGATGCGGGAATTATCCAGTTTTATAAAGAGTAG
- a CDS encoding class I SAM-dependent methyltransferase, with translation MFDRGTEVLQAALRSSYLDALLENIENVINHEIQVEDGVPDQATVDQLSQLYDQLDLDHADAETLRQLVQLSFLKVIRKDAIQANHQMTPDTIGFLMAFLIEKVTKLNRPYTIFDPAVGTANLLTTVINALQKVSQEPVHGYGIDNDPSMLEVASASVALQKLNVDLYHQDAIDALDIPQCDLAVSDLPIGYYPLDQNTGNYQTRAKKGHSYVHHLLIEQSMNYLRPGGFGVFLVPSNLFQTKESQSFVKWIQSVAYLQGLINLPAELFANPAAQKSILLLQRHGGDSKQAVKVLLGEFPSFKKTKEFADFVAEIDHWVATNLNQ, from the coding sequence TTGTTTGACCGCGGAACCGAGGTACTGCAAGCGGCCCTGCGCTCTTCCTACCTTGACGCGCTGTTGGAGAATATCGAAAACGTAATCAACCACGAGATCCAGGTTGAAGACGGGGTCCCGGACCAGGCAACGGTCGATCAGCTCTCGCAGCTGTATGACCAGCTGGACCTGGACCACGCCGACGCCGAGACGCTGCGGCAGCTTGTTCAGCTGAGCTTTTTGAAGGTGATTCGCAAGGACGCCATCCAGGCCAACCACCAGATGACGCCGGATACGATTGGCTTTTTGATGGCCTTTTTGATCGAAAAGGTCACCAAACTGAACCGGCCCTACACGATCTTTGATCCGGCGGTCGGGACCGCCAACCTTTTGACGACGGTGATCAACGCCCTGCAAAAGGTTAGCCAGGAACCGGTCCACGGTTACGGCATCGATAATGATCCATCAATGCTGGAGGTAGCGAGCGCGAGTGTTGCCTTGCAAAAACTGAACGTTGACCTTTATCATCAGGACGCCATTGATGCGCTGGACATCCCCCAGTGTGACTTGGCCGTATCGGATTTGCCGATTGGCTATTACCCGTTGGACCAGAATACGGGCAACTACCAAACCCGGGCCAAGAAGGGGCATTCCTACGTGCACCATCTGCTGATTGAGCAGTCAATGAACTATCTGCGGCCAGGTGGTTTCGGGGTCTTTTTGGTACCAAGCAATCTATTTCAGACTAAGGAGTCACAGTCATTCGTCAAGTGGATTCAGTCGGTTGCTTACTTACAGGGGTTGATCAACCTGCCCGCCGAGCTGTTTGCCAACCCGGCCGCGCAAAAGTCCATCTTGCTGCTGCAGCGGCACGGTGGCGACAGCAAGCAAGCGGTCAAGGTCCTGTTGGGAGAATTCCCGTCCTTTAAGAAAACCAAGGAATTCGCCGACTTTGTTGCAGAAATCGACCACTGGGTGGCCACGAATCTAAATCAATAA
- a CDS encoding acetate/propionate family kinase, with amino-acid sequence MSKTIAVNAGSSTLKFKLFDMPSEDVVAEGTIERIGEKMGHAKIKYGDGQKHEEEIPFADHGAAVQYLLDQLIDLDIVDSYDEITAVGHRIVAGGEFFKDSAIIDDDVIDKIDKLAEYAPLHDPAELVGIKAFRKVLPNAFAVAVFDTSFHVDMPKMNALYSVPYEWYQKFGARKYGAHGTSHRYVAGRAAKMLGKPLEDLKLITMHIGAGASITAIKGGKSYDTSMGFSPLAGITMATRSGDVDPSLVAFVQEKLGVSSQEMIDILNHKSGLLGISQLSPDMRDILAAADKGNDQAQLALDMYVNRIVRYIGSYIAEMGGADAIVFTAGVGENSAPVRKLVTDQLGYFGIKIDQEKNKCHGVERDLSAPDAKIKTLLIPTNEELMIVRDIERLKKQQANK; translated from the coding sequence ATGTCAAAAACTATTGCCGTTAATGCCGGTAGTTCAACGCTGAAGTTTAAGTTATTCGATATGCCAAGCGAAGACGTCGTCGCAGAAGGGACGATCGAGCGGATTGGTGAAAAGATGGGTCACGCCAAGATCAAGTACGGCGACGGCCAGAAGCACGAAGAAGAAATTCCGTTTGCCGATCACGGGGCAGCCGTTCAATACCTGCTGGACCAGTTGATCGACCTCGATATCGTTGACAGCTACGACGAAATTACTGCCGTTGGTCACCGGATCGTTGCCGGTGGTGAATTCTTCAAGGATTCTGCCATCATTGATGACGACGTAATCGACAAGATTGATAAGTTAGCCGAATATGCTCCACTGCACGACCCAGCCGAACTGGTTGGGATCAAGGCCTTCCGCAAGGTGCTGCCAAACGCCTTTGCGGTTGCCGTCTTTGACACCTCGTTCCACGTTGACATGCCAAAGATGAACGCCCTCTACAGTGTGCCTTACGAATGGTACCAGAAGTTTGGTGCGCGGAAGTACGGTGCCCACGGTACGAGCCACCGTTACGTTGCCGGCCGGGCTGCCAAGATGCTTGGCAAGCCGCTGGAAGACCTCAAGCTGATCACCATGCACATCGGTGCCGGTGCCTCCATCACGGCCATCAAGGGTGGCAAGTCCTACGATACGTCAATGGGCTTCTCCCCACTGGCCGGAATCACGATGGCAACCCGTTCTGGGGACGTGGACCCATCCTTAGTAGCCTTTGTCCAAGAAAAGCTGGGTGTCTCCTCCCAGGAAATGATTGACATCTTGAACCACAAGTCCGGTCTGCTGGGTATTTCCCAACTGTCACCAGACATGCGGGACATTCTGGCTGCCGCCGACAAGGGCAATGACCAGGCTCAGTTAGCCCTTGACATGTACGTCAACCGGATCGTTCGCTACATCGGTTCCTACATCGCCGAAATGGGCGGGGCTGACGCAATCGTCTTCACCGCTGGTGTTGGTGAGAACAGTGCGCCGGTTCGGAAGTTGGTTACCGACCAACTGGGCTACTTCGGCATCAAGATCGACCAGGAGAAGAACAAGTGCCACGGTGTTGAACGTGACCTGTCCGCTCCGGATGCCAAGATCAAGACCCTGTTGATTCCAACCAACGAAGAGCTGATGATCGTTCGGGACATTGAACGGTTGAAGAAGCAACAAGCTAACAAGTAA
- a CDS encoding metallophosphoesterase, producing MQFVTADTHFFHSDLLGIDDFAPRPFPDVATMNQTIIDNWNAKVGEDDLVYHLGDIALYFTKPARKSDEAVLEVLNQLHGHLVLVKGNHDSRALFKYLAAHNYEFNGRPKFEFHDVGVLMKYDHRQYYLTHYPLMLGIAPQIINLHGHIHHYAVPVKENINVGVDSPEFDYLSAKPAFGAPVNFHEVEEMVEKKAVDFAKRH from the coding sequence ATGCAATTTGTGACAGCTGATACCCATTTCTTTCACAGCGACCTGCTGGGAATTGATGACTTTGCACCCCGGCCCTTCCCGGACGTGGCGACGATGAATCAGACGATCATTGATAACTGGAATGCCAAGGTTGGCGAGGACGACCTGGTTTACCACTTGGGTGACATCGCCCTCTACTTTACGAAGCCGGCCCGTAAGTCCGACGAGGCCGTCTTGGAGGTCTTAAATCAGCTCCACGGTCACCTCGTCCTGGTGAAGGGCAACCATGACAGCCGGGCACTCTTCAAATACCTGGCGGCCCATAACTACGAGTTCAACGGCCGGCCGAAGTTTGAGTTTCACGACGTGGGCGTGCTGATGAAATACGATCACCGGCAATACTACCTGACCCATTACCCGCTGATGCTGGGGATTGCCCCGCAGATTATCAACCTCCACGGCCACATCCATCACTACGCGGTTCCGGTCAAGGAAAACATCAATGTCGGGGTCGACAGCCCGGAATTCGACTACCTGAGTGCCAAACCGGCCTTTGGGGCGCCGGTCAACTTCCACGAGGTTGAGGAGATGGTCGAGAAGAAGGCCGTCGATTTTGCCAAGCGGCACTAG
- a CDS encoding YutD family protein, whose amino-acid sequence MNRAKIQDYIDQREEQRADLYHFEARDATHFTLNGHQYELVDEYRDGFDGEALAKRYSNILSKYDYIVGDWGYDQLRLRGFYASDNPLYNPEQGVKTIEDYLYEDCNFGCAYFIIHNEDVWTPRRRRRHRTSPVIKERRKKLRQPDVRHRHHQRAERVKSGHHQQKFVIHKRKPEGKAKKQ is encoded by the coding sequence ATGAATCGGGCCAAGATCCAGGATTATATTGACCAACGAGAGGAACAGCGGGCCGATCTTTACCATTTCGAAGCGCGGGATGCCACCCACTTTACCCTCAACGGTCACCAGTACGAGTTAGTGGACGAGTACCGGGATGGCTTTGACGGGGAAGCGCTCGCCAAGCGCTACAGCAACATCCTCAGCAAGTACGACTATATCGTCGGCGACTGGGGCTACGACCAGCTGCGGCTGAGGGGCTTTTATGCCAGCGACAACCCGCTTTACAATCCGGAGCAGGGGGTAAAGACGATCGAGGACTACCTGTACGAGGACTGTAACTTTGGCTGTGCCTACTTCATCATTCACAACGAGGACGTCTGGACGCCTCGCCGTCGCCGTCGACACCGCACGAGCCCGGTGATCAAGGAGCGGCGAAAGAAGCTGCGTCAGCCGGACGTTCGTCATCGCCACCACCAGCGGGCGGAGCGGGTCAAGTCCGGCCATCATCAGCAGAAGTTCGTGATTCACAAGCGTAAACCGGAAGGAAAGGCAAAGAAGCAATGA
- a CDS encoding TIGR01457 family HAD-type hydrolase → MKDYRGYFIDLDGTTYKGKERIPAAARFIKRLQEADKEVLFVTNNSTRTPEFVANNLRENHQINVTAANVYTTALATADYLDHVAGDRRRVYVVGESGLKTALHDRHFVETDQQPDYVVVGLDTAVTYAKLETAVLLIRAGATFIGTNADSNLPNERGMTPGAGSLVKLVEYATQQKPVMIGKPESLIMKMALERVHLTKEEVVMVGDNYRTDIQAAINTGMDSLLVYTGLSTPEQVAKMPIQPTHTVKSLDEWQVD, encoded by the coding sequence ATGAAAGACTATCGGGGATACTTTATCGACTTAGATGGGACCACCTACAAGGGCAAGGAGCGGATTCCCGCCGCGGCCCGCTTTATCAAGCGCCTCCAGGAAGCGGACAAGGAAGTCCTCTTTGTCACCAACAACAGCACCCGGACCCCGGAGTTCGTGGCTAATAACCTGCGGGAGAACCACCAGATCAACGTGACGGCGGCCAATGTCTACACGACCGCCCTGGCGACGGCGGACTACCTCGACCACGTTGCCGGCGACCGGCGCCGCGTCTACGTGGTGGGGGAGAGCGGGCTAAAAACCGCCCTGCACGATCGCCATTTTGTTGAAACGGACCAGCAGCCGGACTACGTGGTGGTGGGCTTGGATACGGCGGTTACCTACGCCAAGCTGGAAACGGCGGTGCTCCTGATTCGCGCCGGGGCAACCTTTATCGGCACGAACGCCGACAGCAACCTGCCGAACGAACGGGGGATGACTCCCGGTGCCGGTTCCCTGGTAAAACTGGTTGAGTATGCGACCCAGCAAAAGCCGGTGATGATCGGCAAGCCGGAGTCGTTGATTATGAAGATGGCCTTGGAGCGGGTCCACCTGACCAAGGAGGAGGTCGTCATGGTTGGCGATAACTACCGGACCGATATTCAGGCGGCAATTAATACGGGGATGGACAGTCTCCTGGTCTACACGGGATTGTCGACGCCGGAGCAGGTTGCCAAGATGCCAATCCAGCCGACCCATACGGTGAAGAGCCTTGATGAATGGCAAGTTGATTAA
- a CDS encoding TIGR01906 family membrane protein, with translation MNGKLINKQWRAYVVVLVCGLAIISTALFITVNLSPLFVDYPHRLLIHWSRGQLAGDYRRLLLYLQVPWVRRLHLAALPLPAGARAHFQAVRHLLLLNEAVLMVALPLAWRMVGKQKRRGQLWQLIAPLMVLGLVVLMLAWLPLINFPTSFIRLHYLLFTDRNWIFNARTAPIILMMPTAFFGKLFALFLGICLLLGSLFFIWLRWQSGLLKLRLQETDDGRN, from the coding sequence ATGAATGGCAAGTTGATTAATAAGCAGTGGAGAGCGTACGTGGTGGTGCTGGTTTGCGGACTGGCGATCATCAGTACCGCTCTTTTTATTACCGTTAACCTTTCACCGTTGTTCGTCGACTACCCGCACCGACTGCTGATCCACTGGAGCCGGGGACAGCTGGCCGGTGACTACCGCCGCCTTCTGCTTTATCTTCAAGTACCCTGGGTGCGCCGGCTGCACCTGGCGGCCCTTCCCCTGCCAGCGGGGGCGCGCGCTCATTTCCAGGCGGTTCGCCACCTTTTGCTGTTGAACGAAGCCGTCCTGATGGTTGCTCTTCCATTAGCCTGGCGAATGGTGGGCAAACAAAAACGGCGCGGTCAACTCTGGCAGTTGATCGCGCCGCTGATGGTGCTTGGTCTTGTAGTTCTGATGCTTGCTTGGCTCCCACTGATTAATTTTCCGACGAGCTTCATCCGGCTGCACTACCTGCTCTTTACCGACCGGAATTGGATTTTTAATGCGCGGACTGCGCCGATCATCCTGATGATGCCGACCGCCTTTTTCGGCAAATTATTTGCACTCTTTTTGGGAATCTGCCTATTGCTGGGCAGCCTCTTCTTTATTTGGCTGCGCTGGCAATCAGGCCTTCTTAAACTTCGACTTCAGGAAACTGACGATGGCCGGAATTAA
- a CDS encoding VTT domain-containing protein — MSTLIDFILHIDVHLIQIVNQFGSSTYFILLAIVFIETGAVIMPFLPGDSLLFAASALAADPRYHLNIWLFILAFLFACLAGDSTNFMIGHRIGKSLSNHSLFGKLINKESLARAELFFESHGAPAIILARYMPIIRTFAPFAAAGSGFPYQRFIRYSIIGCVSWVALCCGCGYFFGNLPFVQAHFSVIILGIIVVTLIPAIVSFLKSKFKKA, encoded by the coding sequence TTGTCTACACTAATTGATTTCATCCTCCACATTGACGTCCACCTCATCCAGATCGTCAATCAATTCGGCAGCAGCACCTACTTCATCCTGCTGGCAATTGTCTTCATTGAAACCGGGGCGGTCATCATGCCCTTCCTTCCCGGGGACTCACTGCTCTTCGCAGCCAGTGCCCTCGCCGCCGATCCGCGCTACCACCTCAACATCTGGTTGTTCATCCTCGCCTTCCTCTTCGCCTGCCTGGCCGGTGACTCGACTAACTTCATGATTGGCCACCGGATTGGGAAGAGTCTTTCCAACCACTCCCTTTTCGGTAAGCTCATCAATAAGGAGAGCCTAGCGCGAGCGGAACTCTTCTTTGAAAGCCACGGAGCGCCCGCGATCATTCTTGCCCGTTACATGCCCATCATCCGGACCTTTGCTCCCTTCGCGGCAGCCGGGTCGGGTTTCCCCTACCAGCGGTTCATCCGCTACAGTATTATTGGCTGCGTCTCCTGGGTTGCCCTTTGCTGTGGCTGCGGCTACTTCTTCGGCAACCTGCCCTTCGTCCAGGCCCACTTCTCGGTAATCATCCTGGGCATTATCGTGGTTACCTTAATTCCGGCCATCGTCAGTTTCCTGAAGTCGAAGTTTAAGAAGGCCTGA